The following are encoded in a window of uncultured Sphaerochaeta sp. genomic DNA:
- a CDS encoding ArsR family transcriptional regulator codes for MSKVLMVMADDEEKLRRVGYALSSTQRIQILKLLYYNSYNVKEIAELLDIPASSAALHVRELERADLIQTKQLPGKRGSMKICSRKNDYVNIKLSGQASNINQVSTISMPIGAYTDCRVTPTCGLADIHTIIGYEDRPNNFYLPERVNAKVLWTSSGYVEYKFPFPVEHQTLPKELILTFEACSEAPNFKEDWKSDVTIWINEIECGTWQSPGDFGARRGKLNPEWWDDGVSQYGKLVTVSISGELTRINTKHASNITINDLHLDSNEAISLRIGNKEDARYIGGFNLFGRSFGDYNQDIELSFVY; via the coding sequence ATGTCGAAAGTGTTGATGGTCATGGCTGATGATGAGGAAAAACTTCGTCGAGTTGGGTATGCATTATCATCTACCCAGCGGATACAAATCCTTAAACTGCTGTATTACAACAGCTACAATGTAAAGGAAATTGCAGAATTGCTTGATATCCCAGCCTCAAGTGCAGCCCTCCATGTACGAGAATTGGAAAGAGCTGACTTGATCCAAACAAAACAGCTGCCTGGGAAACGGGGGTCAATGAAGATCTGCAGCAGAAAGAATGATTATGTGAATATCAAGCTTTCCGGACAAGCCTCAAATATAAACCAGGTGTCCACCATCTCGATGCCTATCGGAGCGTATACCGATTGTCGGGTAACACCAACCTGTGGGCTTGCCGATATACATACAATCATAGGCTATGAAGATCGCCCCAATAATTTCTATTTACCTGAGAGGGTTAATGCAAAAGTTCTATGGACCTCCAGTGGATACGTAGAGTATAAGTTCCCGTTTCCAGTCGAACACCAAACGCTCCCAAAAGAATTAATCCTTACCTTTGAAGCGTGTTCCGAGGCTCCAAACTTCAAGGAAGACTGGAAGTCTGACGTAACCATCTGGATCAATGAGATCGAGTGTGGGACCTGGCAAAGCCCCGGGGATTTTGGAGCAAGAAGAGGAAAACTGAATCCCGAGTGGTGGGATGACGGGGTTTCCCAATATGGAAAATTGGTGACCGTATCGATTTCTGGAGAACTGACACGAATCAATACGAAACATGCTTCAAACATTACTATCAATGATTTGCACTTAGATAGCAATGAAGCTATATCACTCCGCATCGGGAATAAGGAGGATGCAAGGTACATTGGGGGGTTTAATCTATTTGGACGTAGTTTTGGTGACTACAACCAAGATATTGAACTATCTTTTGTGTACTAG
- a CDS encoding cupin domain-containing protein yields the protein MSSKQDGFEVVAEGVKRKILSYNETIMAVEVHFETGGVGSVHSHPHTQLTYVLEGSFTFTIDGKPVEVSKGDTLVFEPNVKHGTTCLEKGVVLDVFTPFREDFVG from the coding sequence ATGAGTTCAAAGCAAGATGGATTTGAGGTAGTGGCTGAGGGGGTGAAGCGGAAGATACTCTCCTACAATGAAACAATCATGGCAGTGGAAGTCCATTTTGAAACCGGTGGAGTTGGTTCCGTTCACTCCCATCCCCATACCCAGTTGACCTATGTATTAGAGGGCTCTTTCACCTTTACCATTGATGGAAAGCCTGTAGAGGTTTCAAAGGGAGATACCCTTGTCTTTGAGCCAAATGTAAAGCATGGGACCACCTGCCTGGAGAAGGGAGTGGTACTGGATGTATTCACTCCATTCAGGGAAGATTTTGTGGGGTGA
- a CDS encoding ATP-binding protein → MDKRQIAFGSAQMETLKMIGSDKLFTNLAMLLSDQCSYTCKVAVFQGRDSAVFRDRKEFSGSVLKQLSDVYRFLATYNKTKARFNGLLREDTLDYPQEAIREALLNSIIHRDYLFSGSTIINVFDDRIEFVSLGGLVRGLSMEAITMGVSQSRNPNLASVFYRLQLVESYGTGIRKIMHLYKEYLRKPEFKAAEGAFSCVLPNSNEEGTYTQKHEYHEDSVGESLNAEKASILYHAKARGSISRKEVEDLVGLKTTKAFRLLKELCAEGQLTQQTCGKFTRYIPLVE, encoded by the coding sequence ATGGATAAACGACAAATTGCCTTTGGTTCAGCCCAGATGGAAACCCTGAAAATGATAGGCTCGGATAAACTTTTTACCAATCTTGCCATGTTGCTTTCCGATCAGTGTTCGTATACCTGTAAGGTGGCTGTATTTCAGGGTCGGGATTCTGCAGTCTTTCGCGATAGGAAAGAATTTTCTGGGTCTGTTCTGAAACAGCTTTCAGATGTGTATAGATTTCTTGCTACTTACAATAAAACAAAAGCACGATTCAACGGGCTGCTGCGGGAAGATACCTTGGATTATCCACAAGAAGCTATTCGTGAAGCACTATTGAATAGCATAATTCATCGTGACTATCTTTTTTCAGGAAGTACGATTATCAATGTATTTGATGATCGTATTGAATTTGTATCTCTTGGAGGTTTGGTGAGAGGCCTTTCCATGGAGGCCATAACAATGGGAGTTTCTCAGTCAAGAAATCCTAATTTGGCTTCAGTGTTTTATCGTCTACAGTTAGTGGAAAGTTATGGGACTGGTATTCGAAAGATTATGCATCTCTATAAGGAATATCTAAGAAAACCTGAATTTAAAGCTGCTGAAGGTGCATTCTCCTGTGTCCTCCCAAATAGCAATGAAGAGGGCACGTATACCCAGAAACATGAATATCATGAGGATAGCGTTGGGGAGTCTCTGAATGCGGAGAAGGCATCCATTCTATACCATGCTAAAGCAAGAGGTTCCATTTCCAGGAAAGAAGTGGAGGACCTTGTTGGGCTGAAGACAACAAAAGCATTTAGACTTCTCAAGGAGCTGTGTGCTGAAGGACAACTCACTCAACAGACTTGTGGGAAATTCACCCGATATATTCCTCTTGTGGAGTAA
- a CDS encoding ATP-binding protein, which translates to MKIKSISIGGFKNLKLTRIEFNRITALVSPNNYGKSNVLQGIDFALSFLSAGEKSRKKMTSWTKGIPLNPYSAADPFLFEIEFHEPSLGEYQYVRYGFSFTWFRDDASGQRIVDEWLEMRETESVKYTKYLKRNEGRYRKAKSTNAFRNIILGPYQLAVDTLSSIDDIAYASALSLIKHLSFITCVSLDMDSQYQDLPFEMSDSYDSLSDTNDIPKLLNTLKDKFPDRFALFKEAITTLFPEISDIEVVKAKFDPPDELFKMYAMENAEVKYTPNAAAPPFKWKNEIQKIFVTYKHMNQPLDITMLSAGTKRLIWIMAILFSSNSTTHVIGIEELETSIHPRLMKQTLELLNEYLGDISLIITSHSPYLVQYVKLENIYIGIPDETGLASFQSIAKTRAKSLVNTSQDLGLSIGEYLFDLMSGDSKSNYILKKYIKGVERHIIL; encoded by the coding sequence ATGAAAATAAAAAGCATATCCATTGGAGGATTTAAAAATCTAAAACTGACACGCATTGAGTTTAATCGTATTACAGCGCTTGTTTCTCCGAATAATTATGGCAAGTCCAATGTTCTCCAAGGAATTGACTTTGCTTTATCATTCTTGAGTGCTGGAGAAAAAAGCCGCAAGAAAATGACATCCTGGACAAAAGGAATACCTTTGAATCCGTATTCTGCAGCCGACCCTTTTCTATTTGAGATTGAGTTCCATGAACCTTCTTTAGGCGAGTATCAATATGTACGGTATGGATTTTCTTTCACCTGGTTCCGTGATGATGCTTCTGGGCAACGGATTGTCGATGAATGGTTGGAAATGAGAGAAACCGAGAGCGTAAAATATACAAAATACTTAAAGAGAAATGAAGGACGTTATCGAAAAGCGAAATCCACAAATGCTTTTAGAAATATCATTTTAGGCCCATATCAGCTTGCTGTTGATACCTTGTCCTCTATTGATGACATTGCATATGCCTCAGCGCTCAGCTTGATAAAACATCTCTCCTTTATTACTTGCGTATCTCTGGATATGGATAGTCAATATCAGGATCTCCCGTTTGAAATGAGTGATTCATATGACTCCCTCTCTGATACAAATGATATCCCCAAATTACTCAATACTCTCAAAGATAAGTTTCCTGATAGATTTGCATTATTCAAAGAAGCCATTACAACCCTATTCCCTGAAATAAGCGACATCGAGGTGGTGAAAGCAAAATTTGATCCACCTGATGAGTTGTTTAAGATGTATGCAATGGAAAATGCGGAAGTGAAGTATACTCCCAATGCAGCCGCCCCTCCATTCAAATGGAAGAATGAGATTCAAAAAATCTTTGTAACGTACAAGCATATGAATCAACCACTTGATATCACTATGTTGTCAGCAGGGACAAAGCGGCTAATCTGGATTATGGCCATCCTATTCTCCAGCAATTCGACTACTCACGTTATAGGCATTGAAGAACTGGAGACCAGTATCCATCCAAGACTCATGAAGCAAACCCTGGAACTACTAAACGAGTATCTAGGAGACATTTCTTTGATTATCACAAGCCACTCTCCATATCTTGTCCAATACGTAAAATTGGAGAATATCTATATTGGCATTCCTGACGAGACAGGGCTTGCTTCTTTCCAGAGCATTGCCAAGACCAGAGCAAAGTCGTTAGTCAATACATCCCAAGATCTTGGACTCTCAATAGGTGAGTATCTGTTTGACTTGATGTCTGGCGATTCCAAGTCCAATTACATCCTCAAGAAATATATCAAGGGTGTTGAACGGCACATTATTTTATAG
- a CDS encoding AAA family ATPase, translating to MNTDIRTFYGFKQMPFSAELKPNQMYLLSSMVDISNKIQFAIQNSMYFTIIGDVGAGKSTSLRYSLHQLPGKSYQVIDLVGGQWSFIEVLRQFMASLGIFTRTNQPSTMLRQIHEALDLIYNDGKRPVLFLDECHLFTGDFFAQLHLLSQQSLARTSVIPIVMCGQEGLFEKLRNPQARPLMSRILDGYNLRSLSQDECFGYIDHHLKVIGGRGSEIFDKPALIAVSQVSAGIPRNINSVCLLALKHGMEQSVQLITADIIRKVTRNWWE from the coding sequence ATGAACACTGACATCCGTACCTTCTACGGGTTCAAGCAGATGCCGTTCTCTGCTGAACTGAAACCAAACCAGATGTACCTGCTCTCTTCCATGGTGGATATAAGCAACAAGATACAGTTCGCCATCCAGAACAGCATGTATTTCACCATCATAGGGGATGTGGGGGCAGGCAAGTCAACTTCCTTGCGCTATTCCCTGCATCAGCTACCCGGCAAGAGCTACCAGGTCATTGACCTGGTGGGAGGCCAATGGAGCTTCATCGAGGTGCTCAGGCAATTCATGGCATCATTGGGCATCTTCACCAGGACAAACCAGCCTTCCACGATGCTCAGACAGATCCATGAGGCACTGGACCTCATCTACAATGATGGCAAGCGGCCTGTGTTGTTCCTGGATGAATGCCATCTTTTCACCGGGGATTTCTTCGCCCAACTGCATCTCCTGAGCCAACAGAGTCTGGCGAGGACGAGTGTGATACCCATTGTCATGTGCGGGCAGGAAGGATTGTTCGAGAAACTACGCAACCCGCAGGCCCGTCCATTGATGAGCCGGATTCTTGATGGATACAACCTCCGCAGTCTCTCGCAGGATGAGTGCTTCGGGTATATTGATCATCACCTGAAGGTCATCGGGGGAAGAGGTTCCGAGATTTTTGACAAGCCTGCACTGATAGCGGTGAGCCAGGTCTCTGCAGGGATACCCAGGAACATCAATTCGGTGTGTCTGCTTGCCCTGAAGCATGGCATGGAACAAAGCGTGCAACTCATAACTGCGGACATCATCAGGAAAGTGACCAGGAATTGGTGGGAATGA
- a CDS encoding DDE-type integrase/transposase/recombinase — translation MDASKKEQVALFRFGLIFPLLDDRLKHGDITRLANQICEREHDIPFSGKKTVSMPTIYNWLNAYRRNRNIEDLYPKDRSDKGCRRRISSETEQALLVFRQQHPECKITTLVRMAEKQGIFLPSEVVDMTLIYRIFRNQRAKGKVPGDKDMRRLEMEHVNQVWYLDAMVGPKVYVGQGKERRLVVSKLFAIIDDKSRLVPYARFYRDETSESLLDCLWGAFNARGLPRQCHTDNGAAMRDERIKLGCAALEVNFTHSRPYTPTGKAKVERYFSTVRMQFLPTLGDNPLELYELNQRWLEYLDEYNGRYHAGIGMSPIQCYLGEIEAVRPAPPDLPRLFRKRVYRTVSKARTVSLDSVLLEVPLGYSGRKLELRYNTISDVEAFYDGESLGLLRPVDFHANSRAHRMKGVQQ, via the coding sequence ATGGATGCAAGCAAAAAGGAACAGGTAGCACTGTTCCGCTTCGGACTCATCTTCCCTCTGCTCGACGATCGGTTGAAGCATGGGGACATCACACGCCTGGCGAACCAGATTTGCGAGAGGGAGCACGACATACCGTTCTCCGGCAAGAAGACGGTGAGCATGCCGACGATTTACAACTGGCTGAATGCCTACCGCAGGAACAGGAACATCGAGGACCTGTATCCCAAGGACCGTTCGGACAAGGGCTGCCGCAGGAGAATCAGCAGCGAGACCGAGCAGGCACTGCTGGTATTCCGCCAGCAACATCCCGAATGCAAGATCACCACCTTGGTGAGGATGGCCGAGAAACAAGGCATCTTCCTGCCCTCGGAGGTGGTTGACATGACCCTCATCTACCGGATCTTCCGCAACCAGAGGGCCAAGGGGAAGGTCCCCGGCGACAAGGACATGCGCCGCCTTGAGATGGAGCATGTAAACCAGGTCTGGTACCTGGATGCAATGGTGGGCCCGAAGGTGTATGTGGGGCAGGGAAAGGAACGAAGGCTGGTTGTTTCCAAGCTGTTTGCAATCATAGATGACAAGAGCCGGCTTGTTCCCTATGCCCGTTTCTACCGTGACGAGACAAGCGAGAGCCTGCTGGATTGTCTCTGGGGTGCATTCAATGCAAGGGGACTGCCACGCCAGTGCCACACCGACAATGGTGCGGCCATGAGGGATGAGCGGATAAAGCTCGGTTGTGCAGCCCTTGAGGTGAATTTCACACACTCAAGGCCCTACACCCCAACAGGGAAGGCGAAGGTGGAAAGATATTTTTCCACGGTACGCATGCAATTCCTGCCCACCCTGGGGGACAATCCCCTGGAGCTGTATGAGCTGAACCAGCGTTGGCTGGAATATCTTGATGAGTACAACGGCAGGTACCACGCCGGTATCGGGATGTCACCGATCCAGTGCTACCTGGGCGAGATTGAGGCGGTCAGGCCGGCCCCGCCGGACCTTCCCAGGCTGTTCAGGAAACGGGTGTACCGTACGGTGAGCAAGGCAAGGACGGTAAGCCTGGACTCGGTACTGCTTGAGGTTCCCCTGGGTTATTCAGGAAGGAAGCTGGAATTGCGTTACAACACCATCAGTGACGTTGAGGCATTCTATGACGGTGAGAGCCTCGGATTGCTCAGGCCGGTCGACTTTCATGCAAACTCACGAGCCCACAGGATGAAGGGGGTGCAGCAATGA
- a CDS encoding MFS transporter — translation MKFKIEKKVIFACILMFSLGFEMGGFQAVLRELSLYFSIGKVSWGFLVSSQYLGIIIMPVVFGRVADRIGKKQVLLVFMSIFIIGTCCIGLSSWLPLTVIGFFLTGSGYGVCESVSTALLSDQYADSAHRYMNLSQAFLCIGAVIAPILTSLQAINWRLVFLISSGVSLIALIVLLFEGGFTVVPSYSSSRLLDISLFNSKAFVLLFVTMMIYVGLENGFGYFTESFFYDAYASSWGGYAISLYWASMAISRVITSMSSQHIFKQLRVRFILVAVVFIALFVSNSPAFALLLCVAVGACYGPIWSYIMSLSAGMYPERTASVTGLISSACGIGGAVYPVFMSAIIANAPLGSGYLFLSVSSLVAFLLILVAHRRAVNY, via the coding sequence ATGAAGTTTAAGATTGAGAAGAAAGTGATATTTGCCTGCATATTGATGTTCTCCCTGGGTTTTGAAATGGGAGGATTTCAGGCAGTTTTACGCGAACTTTCATTGTATTTTTCGATTGGTAAGGTTTCCTGGGGGTTTCTTGTTTCTTCACAATACCTAGGAATCATCATCATGCCTGTAGTATTTGGCCGAGTAGCTGATCGAATTGGAAAGAAACAAGTACTGCTCGTGTTTATGTCAATCTTTATAATTGGTACTTGCTGTATAGGCCTTTCCTCCTGGTTGCCTTTGACTGTGATAGGGTTTTTCCTCACAGGCTCTGGGTATGGTGTTTGTGAGAGTGTAAGTACCGCACTGTTGAGTGATCAATATGCTGATTCTGCGCACCGCTATATGAATCTCAGTCAGGCGTTTCTCTGCATTGGAGCGGTAATAGCTCCAATTTTAACATCCTTGCAGGCAATTAACTGGAGATTGGTGTTTCTGATCAGCAGTGGTGTGAGTTTGATCGCATTAATCGTATTGCTATTTGAGGGAGGCTTCACCGTTGTTCCTTCCTATTCGTCATCTCGGTTGCTTGATATTTCCTTATTCAATTCAAAGGCTTTTGTTTTATTGTTTGTGACGATGATGATTTATGTGGGACTTGAAAATGGGTTTGGGTACTTCACTGAATCATTTTTCTATGATGCATATGCTTCTTCTTGGGGAGGGTATGCTATTTCGCTGTATTGGGCTTCTATGGCGATTTCCAGGGTTATTACCAGTATGTCATCACAGCATATTTTCAAACAGTTGAGGGTGCGTTTTATCCTGGTTGCAGTAGTGTTTATAGCGCTTTTTGTAAGTAATTCTCCTGCGTTTGCTCTGCTTCTTTGTGTTGCTGTTGGAGCTTGTTATGGACCGATATGGTCCTATATCATGAGTCTCTCAGCAGGGATGTACCCAGAGAGAACTGCGAGTGTCACTGGGTTGATTAGTTCGGCTTGTGGGATTGGTGGTGCTGTATATCCTGTTTTTATGAGCGCTATTATCGCAAACGCCCCACTGGGGAGTGGGTATCTGTTCCTTTCTGTCTCTTCACTGGTTGCCTTCTTGTTGATCCTCGTTGCTCATCGAAGAGCTGTGAATTACTAG
- a CDS encoding ABC transporter permease, with translation MNILRQASFISIIALGEFFVVLIANMDMSITSIIGMTSIFFAGLVVNAGIPMFWALIIVFGLAILVGILNGALTVYGHMPSFIATLTVMNIIKGIYFIYSKGLPISGLPESFNFLGAGYIGFIPFPVILLLIVAITLHIFTQHTELGRSFYAVGGNVEASKLSGINVKFVGILAFVLSAILSCIGALGLTSKTLSGNVGIGENLLFDVMTIVVLGGTSLSGGRGKIFGVVIGALFLQVISNIMILMSINSYWQWVVKGIILIAVVLIDSNSRHD, from the coding sequence ATGAATATTCTCAGACAAGCATCATTCATCTCGATTATTGCCTTGGGAGAATTCTTTGTTGTCTTGATTGCGAATATGGATATGTCGATTACTTCCATTATTGGAATGACTTCCATATTCTTTGCAGGCCTGGTGGTGAATGCAGGGATTCCTATGTTCTGGGCCCTTATAATTGTGTTTGGCCTTGCAATCCTTGTTGGTATTCTCAATGGTGCGCTAACTGTGTATGGGCATATGCCTTCGTTCATAGCCACGCTTACGGTGATGAACATCATCAAGGGTATCTACTTCATATATTCGAAGGGATTGCCTATTTCAGGACTTCCAGAAAGCTTCAACTTCTTAGGAGCTGGCTATATCGGATTCATTCCATTCCCGGTAATCCTGTTGTTGATTGTAGCTATCACATTGCATATCTTCACGCAGCATACTGAACTTGGAAGAAGTTTCTACGCTGTGGGAGGCAATGTTGAGGCAAGTAAACTGTCGGGAATCAACGTTAAGTTCGTTGGAATTCTGGCATTTGTACTGAGTGCAATTCTGTCCTGTATTGGCGCTCTTGGGTTAACCTCAAAAACCTTGAGTGGAAATGTTGGAATCGGGGAGAACTTGTTGTTTGATGTAATGACAATCGTAGTACTCGGTGGTACTTCTCTTTCAGGCGGAAGGGGAAAGATATTCGGCGTAGTTATCGGAGCGCTGTTCCTGCAAGTAATCTCGAATATCATGATCCTGATGAGTATCAACAGTTATTGGCAATGGGTTGTGAAGGGTATTATCTTGATTGCTGTCGTACTCATTGACTCCAATTCAAGACATGACTAA
- a CDS encoding sugar ABC transporter ATP-binding protein — protein MDAEKLVEVKKCTMVFPGVKALDEVDFTLLAGECHGLVGENGAGKSTLSKCIIGDYHMTAGELFVQGNPIHIPSYSVRKSNEMGIAIVHQEFQLMEDMSGLENIFIGRYEKKGPVIDWKQLQKRADELLDYLQCKVDLKVKVKHLRTAEKQIIQLAKAMLDNPKVLILDELTAVLQEEGIQNIFRIIELLKARGIGIIYISHRLDEIFECCDRYTVLCDGKYINSGYVKDINKHQLVKMIIGRELRNVYPEKNQQFGETLLEVRHLTAPKAFKDVSLDVKAGEVVGISGLLGAGKTELIHAIYGNHKIVSGEVLVRGKPVRIKNPKMAIKLGLGLVPDERRILGLNMLYNIKENTILPSMNKFRKWKIFQDHEKEEQAAKDINAKMNLRYYSLRQLISKLSGGNQQKVVIAKWMLRECDIFLLDEPTRGIDIGAKFEIYSLINELAKAGKAVILVSPELEEIIGLSNKVYVLYEGQVMDLVEGENIKQEVIIHDLLGVKEK, from the coding sequence ATGGATGCAGAAAAGTTGGTTGAAGTAAAAAAATGCACGATGGTCTTTCCTGGGGTCAAGGCCTTGGATGAGGTTGACTTCACCTTACTAGCCGGAGAATGTCATGGGCTGGTGGGAGAAAATGGGGCCGGAAAATCAACCTTGTCCAAATGTATCATCGGTGATTATCACATGACAGCCGGAGAGCTGTTTGTCCAAGGTAATCCTATTCACATCCCTTCCTATTCGGTCAGAAAGTCGAATGAAATGGGGATAGCTATTGTTCATCAGGAATTTCAGCTCATGGAAGACATGAGTGGGCTGGAGAACATATTCATTGGGCGATATGAGAAGAAGGGCCCTGTCATCGACTGGAAGCAGTTGCAGAAACGTGCAGATGAATTGTTGGATTACCTGCAATGCAAGGTGGATCTCAAAGTGAAAGTAAAACACTTGAGAACTGCTGAAAAACAGATTATCCAGTTGGCAAAGGCAATGCTCGATAACCCGAAGGTTCTGATTTTGGATGAGCTTACAGCTGTACTCCAAGAAGAGGGTATCCAGAATATTTTTAGAATTATTGAGCTGCTCAAGGCACGAGGAATCGGAATCATTTACATCTCCCACCGCCTGGATGAGATTTTTGAATGTTGTGATCGGTACACAGTGCTTTGTGATGGAAAGTACATCAACAGTGGATATGTAAAGGACATCAATAAGCATCAATTGGTTAAGATGATTATTGGTAGGGAGTTGAGGAATGTCTATCCAGAAAAAAACCAACAGTTTGGTGAAACTTTGTTGGAGGTGCGACATCTTACTGCTCCCAAGGCATTCAAGGATGTTTCTCTTGATGTGAAAGCAGGGGAGGTTGTAGGAATCTCAGGGTTGCTTGGCGCTGGGAAAACGGAACTGATCCATGCAATCTATGGAAATCATAAGATTGTCTCAGGAGAAGTGCTTGTCCGCGGGAAACCTGTTCGGATCAAGAATCCAAAGATGGCTATCAAGCTGGGACTTGGGTTGGTTCCTGATGAGAGGCGAATCTTGGGGCTGAACATGCTCTATAACATCAAGGAGAATACCATTCTCCCTTCGATGAATAAGTTCAGGAAGTGGAAGATATTCCAAGACCACGAAAAAGAGGAACAAGCGGCAAAGGACATCAATGCCAAGATGAATCTTCGATACTACTCGTTGAGGCAGCTGATCAGTAAGCTCTCAGGAGGAAATCAGCAGAAGGTTGTCATTGCGAAGTGGATGTTACGTGAATGTGACATCTTTCTTCTGGATGAACCAACGAGAGGTATTGATATTGGTGCGAAGTTCGAGATCTATTCCTTGATCAATGAACTTGCAAAAGCAGGCAAGGCTGTTATTTTGGTTTCTCCGGAACTTGAAGAAATTATTGGTCTCTCAAACAAGGTATATGTCTTGTATGAAGGACAGGTGATGGATTTGGTTGAAGGCGAGAATATTAAACAAGAAGTAATCATCCATGATTTATTAGGAGTAAAAGAGAAATGA